A portion of the Stigmatella aurantiaca DW4/3-1 genome contains these proteins:
- a CDS encoding DUF4157 domain-containing protein, protein MIQLQRTLGNRAVTQLRTETAAPGDASPSPPDASVQRMPAPENRTGLPSDLKSGIEALSGVSLNDTRVHYNSRKPSPLHALAYTQGSDIHLGVGQEKHLAHEAWHVVQQKQGRVRPTLHMSGQAINDDRSLEREADVMGSKALQFRLTEGAPALTSGSSPGTASAFPVIQRKQVNLDAYLDAAITDNQSDPEWDPQWTWALNEIKQNPAYREHLPADLDDASTEDAEKLVAILKALAGLADAKPNVYRLAQQAIQWHAKLESTGHSTGMATLSVEGGTVTGRPDFPSGTKQQLPLLTGQHRRHVLAWHSIRGFVDLAYQSRKTLLLQSIRANLTNTSILAAVAEGTKALGKDPSAPQALTDEETLKLGLFVMNGNPRNLWAGKGSVNSAINTAQGHLNTSLASAQSWADLQALVGKWESASGKPIYKMATTMAAGELQQALATVQPYLDATNEPQVVNYVKGQVRVWVISNLEVDYLGDSKAQNQEASAKFRALRAPINTVWDVESGEMAFAEVTNEALEEVIHEYMTY, encoded by the coding sequence GTGATTCAGCTCCAGCGGACGCTCGGCAACAGGGCGGTCACCCAGCTCCGGACCGAAACAGCCGCGCCCGGGGACGCTTCGCCGTCTCCCCCGGATGCCTCCGTGCAGCGCATGCCTGCACCCGAGAACCGGACCGGCCTCCCCTCGGACCTGAAATCAGGCATTGAGGCGCTGTCCGGCGTGTCCCTCAACGACACGCGGGTCCACTACAACTCCCGCAAACCCTCACCATTGCATGCGTTGGCTTACACACAAGGCTCCGACATCCATCTCGGCGTGGGACAGGAGAAACACCTGGCCCATGAAGCATGGCACGTGGTCCAGCAAAAGCAGGGAAGGGTTCGCCCAACCCTGCACATGTCCGGCCAAGCCATCAACGACGACCGCTCGCTCGAGCGTGAGGCAGACGTCATGGGCAGCAAGGCCTTGCAATTCCGGCTCACGGAGGGCGCACCCGCCCTGACTTCTGGCTCCAGCCCTGGCACCGCGAGCGCCTTCCCCGTCATTCAGCGCAAACAGGTGAATCTCGACGCGTACCTGGATGCGGCCATCACCGACAACCAGAGTGATCCAGAATGGGACCCCCAGTGGACCTGGGCCCTGAATGAAATCAAGCAGAACCCCGCCTACCGGGAACACCTTCCCGCCGACCTCGATGACGCGAGCACCGAGGACGCGGAAAAGCTGGTGGCCATTCTGAAGGCCCTGGCGGGACTGGCCGATGCCAAGCCGAACGTGTACCGGCTCGCCCAGCAAGCCATCCAGTGGCATGCCAAGCTCGAGTCGACCGGACACTCCACGGGCATGGCGACCCTGTCGGTGGAAGGGGGGACCGTGACGGGACGCCCAGACTTTCCCTCGGGCACGAAACAGCAACTCCCCCTCCTGACCGGCCAGCACCGGCGCCATGTGCTGGCCTGGCATTCGATCCGGGGGTTCGTCGACCTCGCCTACCAGAGCCGCAAGACTCTCCTGCTCCAGTCCATCCGCGCCAACCTCACGAATACCAGCATCCTGGCGGCCGTCGCGGAAGGAACGAAGGCGCTGGGCAAGGACCCCTCGGCCCCGCAGGCCCTGACCGACGAAGAGACCCTCAAGCTGGGCCTCTTCGTGATGAATGGGAACCCCCGCAACCTCTGGGCAGGCAAAGGCAGTGTGAACAGCGCGATCAATACGGCGCAGGGTCACCTGAACACATCGCTGGCCTCCGCACAGTCATGGGCGGACTTGCAGGCCTTGGTGGGCAAATGGGAGAGCGCGAGCGGCAAGCCCATTTACAAGATGGCGACCACCATGGCCGCCGGTGAGCTCCAACAGGCCCTCGCCACAGTCCAGCCCTACCTCGATGCCACGAATGAACCTCAAGTGGTCAACTACGTGAAGGGCCAGGTCCGTGTCTGGGTGATCAGCAACCTGGAAGTGGACTATCTGGGGGACAGCAAGGCGCAAAACCAAGAGGCGAGCGCGAAGTTCCGCGCCCTGCGGGCACCGATCAACACGGTGTGGGATGTCGAGAGCGGAGAGATGGCGTTCGCGGAGGTGACCAACGAAGCCCTGGAGGAGGTGATCCACGAATACATGACGTACTGA
- a CDS encoding aldo/keto reductase, with the protein MTAAASLPAAAAGTFRLGDTVIPRMGFGAMRITGQGIWGEPRDLEEARRVLRRAVELGIQLIDTADSYGPEVSERIIGETLHPYAQGLLIATKGGLTRSGPNGWHANCRPEHLTKALEGSLRRLRVERIDVYQLHTVDPQVPFEESVGALARLREQGKIRDVGLSNVSVEQLRQARKIVPIVSVQNRYNLTTRRSEDVLVECEKEGIGFLPWSPLSASALATEGSPLLQAAKRHSVTPGQLALAWLLHRSPVMLPIPGTSSVKHLEENTAAAAVKLTPEEVRALE; encoded by the coding sequence ATGACTGCTGCCGCTTCGCTTCCCGCCGCCGCCGCCGGTACGTTCCGGCTCGGGGATACGGTCATCCCGCGCATGGGGTTCGGTGCCATGCGCATCACGGGCCAGGGCATCTGGGGAGAGCCCAGGGATCTCGAGGAGGCCCGGCGGGTTCTCCGCCGCGCGGTGGAACTGGGCATCCAGCTCATCGACACGGCGGATTCCTACGGCCCCGAGGTGTCCGAGCGCATCATCGGCGAGACGCTCCATCCCTATGCGCAGGGGTTGCTCATCGCGACGAAGGGAGGGTTGACGCGCAGCGGACCGAACGGGTGGCACGCCAACTGCCGTCCGGAGCACCTCACGAAGGCGCTGGAGGGGAGCCTTCGCCGGCTGCGCGTCGAACGCATCGACGTGTATCAGCTCCACACGGTGGATCCGCAGGTGCCATTCGAGGAGTCGGTAGGGGCGCTCGCGCGCCTGCGCGAGCAGGGGAAGATCCGTGACGTGGGGCTGTCGAATGTGTCGGTGGAGCAACTCCGGCAGGCGCGGAAGATCGTCCCCATCGTCTCGGTGCAGAACCGTTACAACCTGACGACCCGGAGGAGCGAGGACGTGCTGGTGGAGTGCGAGAAGGAGGGGATAGGCTTCCTGCCCTGGTCACCGCTCTCCGCCAGTGCCCTGGCCACGGAGGGGAGCCCCCTCCTCCAGGCGGCGAAGCGGCACAGCGTCACCCCGGGGCAGCTCGCGCTCGCGTGGTTGCTGCACCGCTCGCCGGTGATGTTGCCCATCCCCGGGACTTCCTCCGTGAAGCACCTGGAGGAGAACACGGCGGCAGCGGCCGTGAAGCTGACGCCCGAGGAAGTCCGCGCGCTAGAGTAG
- a CDS encoding sialidase family protein, which produces MAIVPVLLSCLAWADAKAKADPGKGQELVYEPMVPPVNYLQRTSWLWEFGDERSQESGGVFFSITRGPFSEKPPSPYDAWPTVLVKLPEGWRTVDFPREFSRYLWTHAASAPGKGYFWGFLEHAVEEAGSELSLVMSIDGGRTWTHAATLQKPDREATFLAFEMNSKGRGQIQMVSHKVEPPGARKVFTYVTADWGKTWRKSPSVTVSVLMEGKVPPNNFPCWVAVRNLPEPLPEDCQFPASVYSQVGGSP; this is translated from the coding sequence ATGGCAATCGTGCCCGTGTTGCTGTCATGCCTTGCATGGGCTGACGCGAAGGCAAAGGCCGATCCTGGGAAAGGCCAGGAGCTCGTCTACGAGCCCATGGTGCCGCCTGTGAATTACCTCCAACGGACCAGTTGGCTCTGGGAGTTTGGCGATGAGCGGTCCCAAGAGTCTGGAGGAGTCTTTTTTAGCATCACGAGAGGGCCATTCTCGGAGAAGCCGCCTTCTCCATACGACGCGTGGCCTACCGTTCTCGTGAAGCTTCCAGAGGGGTGGAGGACTGTGGATTTTCCGCGAGAGTTCTCTCGATATCTATGGACCCACGCTGCTTCGGCCCCTGGCAAGGGCTACTTTTGGGGCTTTTTGGAGCACGCTGTCGAGGAGGCGGGGAGCGAGTTGTCCCTCGTCATGAGCATCGATGGTGGCAGAACCTGGACTCACGCCGCGACGCTCCAAAAACCCGACCGGGAGGCCACGTTTTTAGCCTTTGAGATGAACTCGAAGGGGAGAGGCCAGATCCAAATGGTGTCACATAAGGTCGAGCCGCCCGGGGCGCGAAAGGTCTTCACATATGTGACGGCTGATTGGGGAAAAACGTGGCGCAAGTCACCCTCTGTGACCGTCTCCGTCTTGATGGAGGGCAAGGTCCCACCAAATAATTTTCCTTGTTGGGTGGCTGTGCGAAACTTGCCAGAGCCGCTTCCAGAAGACTGCCAGTTCCCCGCGAGTGTCTACAGCCAGGTTGGCGGTTCCCCCTAG